ACGTCTCCTTATAATTTGAACATCGTTTAGTCATTGAACACTGTTAAATATATATAATTTATAACGTTCTTTTCTATATAGTAAGTCACAGGCAAACCACCCAACCCTTATTGTCAAATCCAAACATGAAAAATCCGCCAGTCCTTATAGACTGGCGGAACCAAACTTCATGATGTTAAAGGATTACAGACAAAGAGTTTTAGTGATGATAACCAACAGGATAAACAGAACCAGAATCGCTCCTGTGGAAGTAAATCCACCATATCCTCCTGCGAATTCGCCCATTTTAACTCCTCCTTTGTAATTGAGTACACCATAAGATATGCTAAATCCCACTCTGTGCTTGGGTGAAATGAACAAAAATAACCCAACAATCCTGTTAAGGCTGTTAGGTTATTCATTGTTAGTTTACATAATAATTATTATGTAAACTTTTTCCGCGTTTATCTTAATTATCGTGAGATAACCATTAATTTTTCATGACTACATCATCGCTGTTACCTTTACAATCATTAACCTTATTATTAGTTAATGTGTTGAAGTATTGACTCGGATTTCCTTGAGGCGGATTAAAACGCTCTTTAAATTCTCCATTTGTGTACTCTCCAATCACTCTATGCCAGAAACTACGGGCAGGCGTATTCGCACGTACCTGTGACACCTTCCAGTCGCCTGGATACATATCAAACAATTTATGCGCGGCCCAGGTCCCCACACCGCTCCGGCGATATTTTTGCATCACAAAAAACTCAGTCATGTAAAATTGCCCTTCGGGATCATACAACAACCGTTCTACCAAAGCAAATCCGGCAATATTCCCGTCTACTTTAAACAAATACGCAAATTTATTGTTGCCACTACTCCAAAATGATTCTAATCCCGGATAAGCTGGATATACTCCATCTTGATCTACATCAAGCTCCAGATAACGGGTGAAATCATATAAATAGTACTGCATTAGTTTGCTTATCGTCTGTTTCCGCTCTTTGGGAACCAGCTCCATTCCAAGTTCCATTTCGTGCACCTCTGCCATTTATGTTTACTACACATCATATAACTTAGTTACTTCAGGAGCAAGTTCATCACTAGTAAATAGCTTTGATCAAAGCCATGGGACAAGAAGAACCGGCTTTACCGTCCTTATTGGGACGGTTTCCGTTTCTGCGAGAAATATAAGGCATAAAGTATGGTGTGAAACTTATACTTTCTTATATTTGGACAAAACATGATAAGATAGAAAGAAGAAATGATATGCAAACTATGGAAAAGGTGAATCACATGAGCGTTCAAAAGAACGATGACCGTAAAAAACTGGATCTAAAGCTACCTCTCATGCCTTGGTTCGTTCAGCAGTTTATTGATTATAAGCGTCCTGATCTATCCCCATCCACCCTGCTGGAGTATATTCGGGACTATGAGTCCTTTTTTGGATGGCTGCGTGCAGAAGGCCTCTCACAGGCCAACTCCAATACAGAGATCACTCTGCTGGAATTAGAAACCCTGCATATGGATAGTATTGTTGGATACCGCCTACACCTCACTACCCGAGCTGAGGGAACCAATACACGAGTAACCGTGTCCCGTAAGCTGTCCGCATTACGCTCTTTATTTCATTATTTAAGTCAAATCGCTGAGGACGAGAACTTCTATCCATTGCTTAAGCGAAACATTATGGCTAAGGTTGAAGTTAAACGAACGCATAAACCTAAGGATACTGCTACTAAATTAAAGGGCAAGATTCTAGAGGATGAGGAACTGCTGGAATTTGTGGGGTACATTTTCGAAGGATATGGACGAGATGTTGAAGGAAACAAGCAGGCCTATTACTCCTTTCAATTAAATCGTGAACGCGATGCTTGTATTGCCAGCTTAATTCTGAATTCTGGTCTTCGTGTATCCGAAGTAGTCAATCTAAACGTAGATGATCTGGATGTTAATAACAAGCTGATCTATGTCACCCGAAAAGGGAACAATGATGAAACCTTCAAAACCCCTGTTTATTTTCGAGAACAAGCTAAAGAGGATTTAGCTCTTTATTTAAGCCTACGTCAATCCCGTTATAAAACGCCGAAGAGGGAAAAAGCTTTATTTATCGCTTTGCCCAATGGACGGCAAGAAGGCAAACGCATGACCAAAAGAGCCATTCAAGAAATGATTATTAAATATGCAAAACGCTTTGGTAAGCCCTATCTAACGGTACATAAGCTTCGTCACTCTTTTGCAACAGACTATTATCTGCAAAACGATATTTATAAAACGAAAGAACAGCTCGGGCATGCTTCGACAGAAACAACCGAGATCTATGCTCATCTCACGGACAAAACGATGTCTGAGGCGATTGAACGCCGTTTGGATAGTTAATTTTTTGCGAAAAGCCGGCCATACCCTATCCGATTTTTATGGAAAAGGTGTGGCCGGCTCTCTTTTTACATGGTTTAAAAAGACTGATCAGATTAGCATTATGTTGAATTATCGGATTTTCTATTGTGAATTTTTCATATAATGAAATGTTGTAAATAATATCGTTGGCATATTAGATAATTAGCTATTTCCGTCCTATTGTTAATGTCAAAAAGCATTTTACCTTTATCCTATCCCCGTATTTCTCCCGGAAGCTTGATAATAGTCACTTTAGCACCCGCAGATAAGCCTCGATCCCCTGGTGGAACAACAATCAGACAATCGCTATCCTTGATCGTGACCATCACGGAAGATTCGTCTATCGCTGCTGGAATGGCATAAAGGCTGCCTTCACGGATCTCTAATCGCGCTCTAACAAATCGGGTAAAGTCATTCACTCTGTTATAATCTGCACCGAGTGTGGCGCTCCATTCTGGTAAGAACGGCTGTGACGCACACTGCATTAATCTGATAACCGGACGTGCGAACAATTGAAAACCAACGAAACAAGCACCTGGATTACCTGATAGGGCTAACAGCAGCTTACCACCTCTAACAGCAGCAGTGGTTACACTTCCCGGACGCATCGTCACTTTATTAAATAACATATCTCCACTCTGTTCACGAACCAAATCGCCCATAATATCATAATCTCCTACCGATACTCCACCCGTAGTGATTACAAAATCATAGGTTTCCAGCGCCATCTGTACTTTACTTCGAGCCAGATCCAGATCATCCACAATAGATCCCAGCATCACGGGCTCCCCACCTGCCTCTTTGACTAAAGCTTCGAGCATGGGTGAGTTGCTGTTTCGAATTTTGCCAGGCTGTAGTGGTTCATGTACCTCTAGCAGCTCTGTGCCTGTCGCAAAGATAGCTACCTTAGGCCGACGATAGACTTTCACTGTATGTATGCCAAACGCTGCCAGAACAGCTATATCCCCGGCAGAGATTAATCGCCCCGCTGGCAGCACTAGCTCACCAGAGCTTAACTCCAGCCCCATCGGTGTGATATTAGACTTCGCTTCCTGCTTCTTTCGAATACCTACGTAAGTCTTTCCTTCCTCCTCACGTGTCTCTGTTACTTCTAGCATAACTACAGTATCTGCCCCTAACGGCACTTGTGCTCCAGTCATTATCCTTGCTACTGTTCCCGAAGTTATATCTACCGATGCTACAGCGCCACATGGAATATTGTCCACCATTTCTAACCATACGACTTGTCCATTTACACAGTGACTTGTATCTGCTGCAATAATTGCATATCCATCCATGCTAGAACGGTTAAACGCGGGAAAAGAATGTGGCGCAATCACTTCCTCAGCCAAATAACGTCCACAGACCTCATTCAATGAGACCTCCTGTGACTCTAGCGGATTCGCAAATTTGATTATTTTGGCCTGTGCCTCTTTTACTTGAAGCGCGCTGCGCTGAAATTTATGATCCTTCATACCATACCTCCGCTCTAAATCGTCCGTTTTTTGCAGTACAATAGGTACTATTTTAACATGAGCTATCCTGAAGTAAAATGAATGGTGGAAACGACATTAAATCCTTTACCGATTTCAGCTACGTAATTACAAAAAAAAAGATGCGATCTCAAGATCACATCTCTTACGATTCATGTCTAGGATGCTCTAATTACCTTCACATCACCAGGAATTACTTTCTCCCCTTCATACAGCATGAACCGTCCATGTTGCCATTCTACACGCAGAAGCCGAGAATCATCTGACTGATATTGCCATACATGCTGCTCTCCACCATTCATAAAAGGGGTTTGGCCTAGGGCAGCAACATATCCTTCATACTCTTCCTCCAGAAAAAATGTATAATCATCCAGTTCAAGTGTTGTTGGAACCTCAGCAGGATTATCTAAGCGCCCATCAATAGGTTTATATAAACCATATTGCAGCTGTTCCCGCTCCTCAATATGCAAATAGGCAATTTGACTACCATCTCTTAATGTCAGCACTACCGCATTTCGTCCACGATTATGGGTCCTGCCGGTAACCTCGTAGGTAACGAGCGATACTTCACAGATGTCTCCAGGAGACAAATTAAGCATACTTTTCTGAACTTCCTGTGCCGCTGGTTTGGAGAAAAGATTACCTATACGTTTCCATATACTCAACTTGATCGTTCCCCCTACATAAATGCAGAAATAATTAAAGCTCCCGTAATTTGCAGTGAGCCTGATAATAAGCCGTACCCGATTTTGCCAAGCTGTGTACCATGATCCAGATCCAGACTCCCCCATTTAGCCAAGAGGAGACGGACCGTTCTTTCCAATATAAGCAAAAGAAAAAAAGATACAATCGAGATCAGCAAAGCATCTGGCAGGCTGTTAGAAGCAGCTATCGATGATGATAAAATGAACGCCTGTGCCAATAGCTTCATTACAAAACGTGTAGTAACTGCCATATTTCCAGCCTTTAACTCTTCTAAATCATTGTATCGAGTGAAGAGTGAATCTACGAACATCAGCACAAACAGCAACACCGCGCCGCTCACTGTCCACACGACCATGGACACCAGGATATGGAAATCCATTCTAATAGCCCCCGCTTATTCATTTTGCATGCTGTCATAAGCATAGATAAAGCGAAGAGGAAACGATATTCCTGTCTCCCCTTCGCCTGTGAACATCAGCCGTGAAACGGCTAAGATCAAATGTTATTGCTTCTCGTATTGTTTCATCAGAGCAGCCAATTCATCTTCTACTGCTTGATCTTTGTTCAACTTCTCGAACTCATCATCAAGTGATTTGTTGCCCGAGCTCATCTCGTTGCTGGCTTCGGCTTGAGCTTCTGCTTGCAGCATTTTTTCTTCCATACGTTTCAGGCCAGCAGATGCGGAATCAGAGCTGAAACCGCTCATCGCTTTATTAATTTCAGTTTGAGCTTTGGCAGCATTATAACGTGCAACCAAGGTTTCCCGTTTGTTCTTCATTTGAGTGAGCTGCTTACGCATCTCGTCAAGTTTGCCGCGAAGATTATCCGCAGATGCTTTGTTCTGGTCGAAGCTAGCTTTGTATTCTACCAGTTTAGCTTCAGCAGCCTTCTTCTCTTCCAGAGCTCGGCGAGCAAGGTCAACATTACCAGCTTGAGCTGCAGCATGTGCCTGTTGCGTACGTTTGTTAACAAGCGCTTCCTGCTCTTCATAAAGCTGCTTGAACTTTTTCTCAATAGCGATTTGAGCCGCTACCGCTTTTTCTGCATCTTCCAAATCTTCGGTCATATCACGAATGTACTGATCGGTCATCTTAATCGGGTCTTCTGCTTTGTCGATAATCGCATTCACGTTAGACATTGTTAAATCGCGCAATCTTTTAAATATAGACATGGTTTCATTCCTCCAAAAGATAATTTAAATACTCACTTGATATCTTTTACGCAGAATTGCCAATCCCGTTTCACATTTGTTGCGCTAAATATTGAATTACTTTATTATTTACGATCTCAACGACCTCTTTAATACCTTCTTTCGTGAGATCGTCGTAATGAATGCCCATAACCACTGTGACCGTCCTGTTTAAAGCCTCAGCTACCCTAATGCAAATATCTTCGCTTATCGTATGCTCTTTATGATGAGGAACGGCAGAGGTCTGCACTTCCACCCGCTCTCCATTTAAATACGCAGTACTTGCCGCTCCAATATGACGAACGCCCCCACTAATTACGAGTAAAAGATCACATCCGACAGGCATCGCCGTCAGCTCAATCTCCTCGGGGTTAATCTTGTTAGAAGTCAATAGTATCTCCTCACTACTCCACTTTATATAATGCCACGTATTTCATCCAAGGATTGAATATTCTCTTGAACCATGAATTGCTCAAGCTCTTCAACAAGCTGGCTACCTGCTCTCAAATTCATGAAATTGTAGGTTCCTACTTGGATTACCGAAGCACCTGCCATAATAAATTCAATAATATCAGTAGCTGTGGTGATGCCCCCCATTCCGATTACTGGAATAGATATGTTCTGTGCGACTTGATGCACCATGCGCAAAGCAACTGGCTTAATCGCTGGTCCGGACAGTCCGGCATACAAGTTATTAAATACACTACTTCTCCGTCGCACATCAATTTTCATCCCGGAAATGGTGTTGATCAGCGAGACAGCATCTGCTCCCTCTGCCTCACACATTTGCGCCATCTCAACGATATTCTCAGCACCTGGAGACAGCTTTACCGCAAGTGGTAGCCTAGTGGCACGTCTAACAGCTTGTACTACTTTTTGCGCTTCTGAAGTCTTGATTCCAAATGCAATTCCACCCTCTTTTACATTTGGACAGGAAATATTCAACTCAATCATATCAACAGCTGGTTTACCTGCGCTTAATCGAAAATCTGCATCACGCTGGATTATTTCTGCTCCAAGTACGTAATCCTCAAGCGTCCCGCCCCCAAGATTCACCAAACGGGCTGTATCGAGTGTTTCCCAATAAGGGCATTCTTTTTCCAAGAACGCAGCTACACCGGGATTCTCCAATCCTACACTATTCAGCATGCCAGAGGCTGTCTCATAAACTCGAGTGCCAGGGTTACCTGCTTTTGGATGGAGGGTGAGCCCTTTCCCTGAGATTCCACCTAGCAAAGATACATCATACAGCTTTCCATATTCACGACCAAAGCCGAATGTTCCTGAAGCCATTACAATCGGATTCTTAAAATGAACGCCTGCAATAGTTGTACTCATCTTAGTCATGAAAAATCACCTCCTCAGAAAGGAACACGGGTCCGTCTGCACAGGCTTTTCGCTGACCATCACGACAAGAAACACTACAAACAAGACAGGCACCAATGCCGCAAGCCATTCGATTCTCTAGAGAGAGATAAACTTTTGTATTGCTTCCTGCCTCTTCGGCCGTTACTCCTTTAAGCTGTGCAGCTTTAAGCATAGGATGTGGGCCGCAAACGAAAACATGATCATATTGACTAAAATCCACACGATCCAAAATAAATCCGCCTACATCTACTGTAAGCTCGGCTGCTAATGGACGAAAAGCTTCTGTCCGGTAAGCTTCCCGACTAAAACCTAGAAAGATATCACAACTAGGCAGCTGCTTTGCACAATAATATAGCGGCGCTATTCCGATTCCACCACCAATAAGTGCAACCTTGCCTTCGACCTGCGGGAATCCCGTGCCAAAAGGCCCTTCAAGCTCCACTGAGTCACCATGAGTCAACTGTGAAAATATCTCAGTGCCTTCCCCCACTACGTGATATAAAAATTCGACACTATCTTCTTTTACTTCATGTATACTTAACGGTCTGGAAAGGATCGGATAAGCATCCCATGCCCGTAACATGTAGAATTGACCCATTTCACCGCCGCTATTCGTTTCAACTTTAAGGTGGTACACTCCGTCAGTTAGCCGATCGTTACTTAAAACCATCCCCACGTTATCAAGCTCCTTCAAATTTTATCTTTATTAAGATTGCCTTAGAAGGAGTATAAAATCTGTGACAAACTTCACATTCAAAGCGCGCTATCCCTTTTTCCAGATCCCGCGTTCATAAGGTTTGGGGACATTACGTACGCTTCCAAGCGCCTCTTCCGCATGTAAAGCCCAATAGGGATCGCTCAACATCCCACGGCCAACGGCTATCAGCTCTGCCCGTTCTTCCGCGACGATGGACTGTGCCTCAGTAAAGGATTCAAGCCGCCCCACTGCAATTACAGGCACCTGTAATTCACTACGGATAAACTCTGCCAGATCCACTTGATAAGCAGGGCCTGCACCCGGCCCTCCATTTGAACCTATAGGACCTTCTCCTCCAGAAGAAACATGGAACAGATCCACTCCAGCATTCTTATACCGTCGGCAAATATCCAGAGCGTATTCAGCATCATATCCACCCTCTACATATTCCTTCGCAGATATTCTCATAATCAATGGCATGTCTACAGGAACCACTTCTCGGACTGCTTTAACTACCTGTTCTCCGAACAACGCAGGATCTTGTCCATATTCATCATCTCTGGTATTCGTCAATGGAGAATGAAACTGATGAATTAAATAACCATGTGCACCATGAATTTCGACCGTATCAAATCCTGCCTCTATAGCTCTGCGCGCCCCTTCACGGAAGGCCTCAATTAATTCTGAAATTCCTTTTTTAGAAAGGGCCTGTGGCGTTTTGAAATTAGCATCAAAAGGAATTGCTGATGGAGCCACTGGCGGCTCTGCATCCACAGCTTTTCGTCCAGCATGTCCTAATTGAACAGCGATTTTTGATCCATACGCATGTACACCATCCGTGATTCTACGATAAGCTTCAATTTGCGAATCACTCCAGATTCCTGTATCTCGATTAGTGATTCTACCATCTGGATGTACGCCAGTCATTTCCACGATAATAAATCCTGTACCGCCAATAGCACGGCTTACATAATGAACATAATGCCAATCATTAGGGATGCCATCCTCTTTATCCACCGAATACTGGCACATAGGTGGCATGACAATACGATTCTTCAGCGATAACCCCTTCAATTCATACGGTGCAAACAAATCAGACATACATGTCTCCATCCTTCCGTAATCTATAATTGACTCGGGAATTCCCCGTTCTATTAGTATACACGCATTGGTTCCTTCAAGAAATCTTAACCAATACTGTATTGTTATCAGCATAAATCTACCCATCTATGGAGATAACAATTAAGAATATGACGGTGATCAGGTAGTAAAGGAGGCAGATGGGGATGTATTTTCAACGGAGAGGTCAGAAACTGCTTATAGTATTAGGAACAATCATAACTATGCTATTCCCAACCTATTCTTCAGAGGTTGCGTCAGCGCCTGTGCAGAGTCAGAAGACTCCGCAAGAACAAACACAAAGTGTACCCGCTTCAGACGAAGATACGGCAATTTCAGCAGGTAGCGCTGCTACAAATAGTTCGACGCTTAACAGCAATAAAAACACTAAAGGTCTGACATTAAGTCAGCTGTTACACAAATACCCAGAGACTTTTAAGACTAGTGGACCTCGGAATAAAGTCATAGCACTTACTTTTGATGATGTTCCTGATCCAAGATTTACCCCCCAATTGCTTAGCATCCTGAAAAAATATAATGTCAAAGCAACCTTCTTTGTGGTGGGAAGCCGAGCAAAAAAACATCCAGCTTTGGTGAAAAGAATGATTAGAGAAGGACATGCGATTGGAAATCACTCGTATAACCACCCTCAGTTTGTGAAGCTTGCGATGAATGATTTTCAATCACAAATCATAAAGACCGAGGATATTATACAAACCTTGGCCGGATATAAACCACGACTAATTCGCCCACCCTATGGGGATATCAGTGAACAGCAGCTTAAATGGGCAAAAAGCCATGGCTACACGCTCGTGAATTGGAATGTGGACTCATTGGACTGGAAAGGACTTTCCAAAAACCAAGTCAGAAATAATATTCTAGCCCATATTGGAAGAGGAGCGATTATTCTTCAGCACGGTGGAGGCGGTCCAGGTAGTCATCTACAAGGAACGATTCAGGCTTTACCTGAAGTAATCACTATTATGCGCAAGCGGGGCTATACATTCGTTACCGTTCCTCAATTACTTCAAGTGTCCAAAAGTAAATAAATTTTCCAAAAATATATATTTAATAATACGCAAAAAAACGGAGGCAGCCGCTAAGGACTCCCTCCGTTTCCTGTGTAACCTTATTTTAGAACTTTTCATATCTCATAGGTATTCTCTCTATTTTTATCTTTCTATTTAACAATGTATAATTGTACATATTGATAACCGAATGACGATACAAAGCTTTGGCTACCAGGGATAAAGATATCGATACGATTGCCTTTTATAGCACCGCCCACATCCGTTGCCGTTGCTAAGAATGCATCTTTAGGCAATCCATCATGTGAATGGCCTGTCACCAATACTTTGGTACCGAGAGGAATCACATTTGGATCAACAGCAATAGTTCCAAGCTTGAGAGAATTTCCGAAATAATCTACTGCACCCCATCCGCCGTTCTCACTGCTTGCAGAAGAATAAGCTGAAGCTTTGACTTGAATCGATTTGTCATAATTAAAGGACTTACCCCATGCTTCAACTGTTTTGGACTCTGAGTTTACATTCAGACTTGGTGTAATCACTGGTGATTTGTCAGTTGTAGTTACGGACTCAGCCTGCATCTTACTAGGAATAGTAATTTCAAGACCTTCGTAAATGTTAAGTGCTGCAACGTTTGGGTTTGCTTTCATTAATTCATTCACACCTACATTATATTGCTTGGATAAAGTATAAAAAGTGTTGCCATCCTTAGCGATATGAACGCTGTCTGCATGAGCTGGAACGGCATGCAGTAATGCACTGATTCCCATAATTGCAGCAAGGGTTTTAATTGTTCTAAATCTGTTCTTCATAATTGCCTCCTCATTAGATGGGCGTGAACGGTATCACTTCCGTATACGCTCGTGTACATTTTAAGTACTTATGTACAACCCGTGTGTGATTTCTTGATGTGTTGCAGTCTTTTGTAAAACTGACAGGACTTAATATATCACAATTTTGTAACCTGTGCTTATGTAATTGTTACCATTGTGAAAAATCAAGTTTCAATATTGTCATTTTTTCGGATTGTGGTTAACATATTTTTCATTATGTAAACTACATTAAAAGATACATACACCATTTTTAATAAATTATCATATAAAATTCCCGAAGATTTTACATAGCGTTAACATTTCATGCTTTATCCAATAGTAGAATGATAGAATATGATAAATAGAATAGATATAGACAACGAATCATATTTGGAGGTCCCATGAATACAGAAGAGAATAAAAATAACCAAAGCAGCCCAGCCACTGCTTACCTCAATAGAGATTTGAGCTGGATCGAATTTAACCGACGCGTGCTGAAAGAAGCTCAAGACCCTGATAATCCGCTAATGGAACGGGCTAGATTTCTGGCTATCGTCTCAAGCAATCTTGATGAATTCATAAGCGTTCGAGTGGCAGGAATTCAAGATCAAATCCGGGCAGGCTATACTAAAAAAGATTTCACTGGCTACACCCCTTCCGGGCTATACAAACGTCTCATCAAGCGAGTTACCAAAATTGTTGCCGACCAATACCGGATTTTCCGTGATATTTCACGGAGTCTGCATAAAGAAGGTATCGTTTTTGTTGATTATGAGGATCTCACTCATGCACAAGAACAGTCCATAGAACAATATTACCGGGATATCATTTATCCTGTACTTACGCCAATGGCTGTAGATCAGAGTCGACCGTTTCCACTCGTTCATAGCCAATTTATCTATTTAGCAGTAGTTCTTACTCGTAAGAATGGCCTTGAAGAAGAGCCTTTTTTTGCTATTCTGCAAATTCCATCTAATCTGCCAAGATGTATCCCGCTACCACACCGGTCTAACAGTAAGAAACGACAGTTCGTATTTATAGAGGATGTCATCCGTCATCACATTCAAACTTTATTTAGTGGTTATGAGCCCGTTGCCGTTAGTGAATTTCGTTTGACCCGCAACTCTGATCTCACGATCGACGAAGAAGGGGCCGAGGATCTTCTAGAAGAGATTGAAAAGGAGCTGCGCAAGCGTCGCCGCGGTGTTCCAGCAAGACTTGAAGTACAAAAAGGAATTCATCCATATGCCTTGGAACAGCTGCAAGCTGAGTTTGAAATTGAAGATTTCGTATTCGAAATTGAAGGTCCGCTAGATCTAAGTTTCCTTCGTAATTTCGCCGGCAGTATTAAGGGCTTTAGTTACTTAAACTATCCAAGCATTGAACCCGTCTACCCTGCTGAATTTGAAGAGAACGAGGATTTCTTTGAGGTATTACGTGAGCGAGATGTCCTGGTCTATCACCCTTACGAATCCTTTGATGCGATGACGGACTTTATCATTCAAGCCTCAGAGGACGAACAAGTGATGGCCATTAAGATGACTTTATACCGCGTGAGCGGAAACTCTCCTCTGATCACTGCACTCGCTAATGCTGCTGAATCCGGAAAACAGGTAACAGTCGTT
This genomic stretch from Paenibacillus sp. FSL H7-0737 harbors:
- a CDS encoding dihydroorotate dehydrogenase electron transfer subunit, with amino-acid sequence MGMVLSNDRLTDGVYHLKVETNSGGEMGQFYMLRAWDAYPILSRPLSIHEVKEDSVEFLYHVVGEGTEIFSQLTHGDSVELEGPFGTGFPQVEGKVALIGGGIGIAPLYYCAKQLPSCDIFLGFSREAYRTEAFRPLAAELTVDVGGFILDRVDFSQYDHVFVCGPHPMLKAAQLKGVTAEEAGSNTKVYLSLENRMACGIGACLVCSVSCRDGQRKACADGPVFLSEEVIFHD
- a CDS encoding sporulation protein YjcZ → MGEFAGGYGGFTSTGAILVLFILLVIITKTLCL
- a CDS encoding polysaccharide deacetylase family protein, which encodes MYFQRRGQKLLIVLGTIITMLFPTYSSEVASAPVQSQKTPQEQTQSVPASDEDTAISAGSAATNSSTLNSNKNTKGLTLSQLLHKYPETFKTSGPRNKVIALTFDDVPDPRFTPQLLSILKKYNVKATFFVVGSRAKKHPALVKRMIREGHAIGNHSYNHPQFVKLAMNDFQSQIIKTEDIIQTLAGYKPRLIRPPYGDISEQQLKWAKSHGYTLVNWNVDSLDWKGLSKNQVRNNILAHIGRGAIILQHGGGGPGSHLQGTIQALPEVITIMRKRGYTFVTVPQLLQVSKSK
- a CDS encoding DUF4178 domain-containing protein, with amino-acid sequence MSIWKRIGNLFSKPAAQEVQKSMLNLSPGDICEVSLVTYEVTGRTHNRGRNAVVLTLRDGSQIAYLHIEEREQLQYGLYKPIDGRLDNPAEVPTTLELDDYTFFLEEEYEGYVAALGQTPFMNGGEQHVWQYQSDDSRLLRVEWQHGRFMLYEGEKVIPGDVKVIRAS
- a CDS encoding GNAT family N-acetyltransferase, with product MELGMELVPKERKQTISKLMQYYLYDFTRYLELDVDQDGVYPAYPGLESFWSSGNNKFAYLFKVDGNIAGFALVERLLYDPEGQFYMTEFFVMQKYRRSGVGTWAAHKLFDMYPGDWKVSQVRANTPARSFWHRVIGEYTNGEFKERFNPPQGNPSQYFNTLTNNKVNDCKGNSDDVVMKN
- a CDS encoding DUF350 domain-containing protein; translated protein: MDFHILVSMVVWTVSGAVLLFVLMFVDSLFTRYNDLEELKAGNMAVTTRFVMKLLAQAFILSSSIAASNSLPDALLISIVSFFLLLILERTVRLLLAKWGSLDLDHGTQLGKIGYGLLSGSLQITGALIISAFM
- a CDS encoding molybdopterin molybdotransferase MoeA — protein: MKDHKFQRSALQVKEAQAKIIKFANPLESQEVSLNEVCGRYLAEEVIAPHSFPAFNRSSMDGYAIIAADTSHCVNGQVVWLEMVDNIPCGAVASVDITSGTVARIMTGAQVPLGADTVVMLEVTETREEEGKTYVGIRKKQEAKSNITPMGLELSSGELVLPAGRLISAGDIAVLAAFGIHTVKVYRRPKVAIFATGTELLEVHEPLQPGKIRNSNSPMLEALVKEAGGEPVMLGSIVDDLDLARSKVQMALETYDFVITTGGVSVGDYDIMGDLVREQSGDMLFNKVTMRPGSVTTAAVRGGKLLLALSGNPGACFVGFQLFARPVIRLMQCASQPFLPEWSATLGADYNRVNDFTRFVRARLEIREGSLYAIPAAIDESSVMVTIKDSDCLIVVPPGDRGLSAGAKVTIIKLPGEIRG
- a CDS encoding PspA/IM30 family protein gives rise to the protein MSIFKRLRDLTMSNVNAIIDKAEDPIKMTDQYIRDMTEDLEDAEKAVAAQIAIEKKFKQLYEEQEALVNKRTQQAHAAAQAGNVDLARRALEEKKAAEAKLVEYKASFDQNKASADNLRGKLDEMRKQLTQMKNKRETLVARYNAAKAQTEINKAMSGFSSDSASAGLKRMEEKMLQAEAQAEASNEMSSGNKSLDDEFEKLNKDQAVEDELAALMKQYEKQ
- a CDS encoding NADH:flavin oxidoreductase/NADH oxidase, producing the protein MSDLFAPYELKGLSLKNRIVMPPMCQYSVDKEDGIPNDWHYVHYVSRAIGGTGFIIVEMTGVHPDGRITNRDTGIWSDSQIEAYRRITDGVHAYGSKIAVQLGHAGRKAVDAEPPVAPSAIPFDANFKTPQALSKKGISELIEAFREGARRAIEAGFDTVEIHGAHGYLIHQFHSPLTNTRDDEYGQDPALFGEQVVKAVREVVPVDMPLIMRISAKEYVEGGYDAEYALDICRRYKNAGVDLFHVSSGGEGPIGSNGGPGAGPAYQVDLAEFIRSELQVPVIAVGRLESFTEAQSIVAEERAELIAVGRGMLSDPYWALHAEEALGSVRNVPKPYERGIWKKG
- a CDS encoding prenylated flavin chaperone LpdD is translated as MTSNKINPEEIELTAMPVGCDLLLVISGGVRHIGAASTAYLNGERVEVQTSAVPHHKEHTISEDICIRVAEALNRTVTVVMGIHYDDLTKEGIKEVVEIVNNKVIQYLAQQM
- a CDS encoding dihydroorotate dehydrogenase, with amino-acid sequence MTKMSTTIAGVHFKNPIVMASGTFGFGREYGKLYDVSLLGGISGKGLTLHPKAGNPGTRVYETASGMLNSVGLENPGVAAFLEKECPYWETLDTARLVNLGGGTLEDYVLGAEIIQRDADFRLSAGKPAVDMIELNISCPNVKEGGIAFGIKTSEAQKVVQAVRRATRLPLAVKLSPGAENIVEMAQMCEAEGADAVSLINTISGMKIDVRRRSSVFNNLYAGLSGPAIKPVALRMVHQVAQNISIPVIGMGGITTATDIIEFIMAGASVIQVGTYNFMNLRAGSQLVEELEQFMVQENIQSLDEIRGII
- the xerS gene encoding tyrosine recombinase XerS, yielding MSVQKNDDRKKLDLKLPLMPWFVQQFIDYKRPDLSPSTLLEYIRDYESFFGWLRAEGLSQANSNTEITLLELETLHMDSIVGYRLHLTTRAEGTNTRVTVSRKLSALRSLFHYLSQIAEDENFYPLLKRNIMAKVEVKRTHKPKDTATKLKGKILEDEELLEFVGYIFEGYGRDVEGNKQAYYSFQLNRERDACIASLILNSGLRVSEVVNLNVDDLDVNNKLIYVTRKGNNDETFKTPVYFREQAKEDLALYLSLRQSRYKTPKREKALFIALPNGRQEGKRMTKRAIQEMIIKYAKRFGKPYLTVHKLRHSFATDYYLQNDIYKTKEQLGHASTETTEIYAHLTDKTMSEAIERRLDS